Proteins from a single region of Leptospira brenneri:
- the fliG gene encoding flagellar motor switch protein FliG produces MKPENTTAATPGVRKAALLLLSLGKERAADVLKHLDDSMLEAVILEMSKIRSISKEEREVILKEFHNTIEDLNDTTSGGLSTAKSLLEQTVGTEKANVILKKIHKEETKNDFEFLNQVEPSVLQGMLGTESPQIIAVTLSHLDPKKAADVLKLFPKPEQAKIAVRLATTSKTHPDVIQNIARILKKRYEERDKQEYSEAGGAHVLANILNFMEKGAEETILSELEESSPDVADQVREKLYTFEDILSLDNKEMRILINRLADDTAISLAIRGAGDEIRKKFLNNMSQNRSEDILDALDMKPRVTLREINEARSKIVQVARVLEEENQILFKKEKEEYIE; encoded by the coding sequence ATGAAGCCTGAGAACACAACCGCTGCCACGCCTGGCGTACGGAAAGCCGCCCTCCTCCTTTTATCCCTTGGCAAAGAAAGAGCTGCCGATGTTCTAAAACACCTAGATGACTCCATGCTTGAGGCTGTGATTCTGGAAATGTCCAAAATCAGATCCATATCCAAAGAAGAAAGAGAAGTCATTCTCAAAGAATTTCATAATACCATTGAAGACTTAAACGATACCACTTCCGGTGGACTTTCTACCGCAAAATCCCTTCTAGAACAAACTGTGGGAACAGAAAAAGCCAATGTGATCTTAAAGAAGATCCATAAAGAAGAAACAAAGAACGATTTTGAATTTTTAAACCAAGTAGAGCCCTCTGTTTTACAAGGAATGCTTGGGACAGAATCTCCTCAGATCATTGCCGTAACCCTTTCTCATTTAGATCCGAAAAAAGCAGCCGATGTTTTGAAACTCTTTCCCAAACCAGAACAGGCGAAGATCGCAGTACGACTCGCCACCACATCCAAAACCCATCCCGATGTGATCCAAAACATAGCCCGTATCTTAAAGAAACGATACGAAGAAAGGGACAAACAGGAATACTCCGAGGCCGGTGGTGCTCATGTCCTTGCGAACATTTTGAACTTTATGGAAAAAGGGGCAGAAGAAACCATCCTTTCGGAATTAGAAGAATCCTCTCCCGATGTGGCCGACCAAGTGCGTGAAAAACTCTATACTTTCGAAGATATCTTGTCACTTGATAATAAAGAAATGCGAATCCTCATCAACAGGCTCGCCGATGATACGGCAATCTCTCTTGCCATCCGTGGAGCTGGTGATGAAATTCGAAAAAAATTCTTAAACAATATGAGCCAAAATAGATCAGAAGATATTTTAGATGCTCTGGATATGAAACCCCGAGTCACCTTACGAGAGATTAACGAAGCAAGAAGTAAAATTGTACAAGTGGCAAGGGTTTTAGAAGAAGAAAATCAGATTTTGTTTAAGAAGGAAAAAGAAGAGTATATAGAATAA
- a CDS encoding CDP-alcohol phosphatidyltransferase family protein, giving the protein MQIEEKKAKDLFKDRIFTLSNFLSISRVLLLPFFFQSTYTYAHDPANLKELFASIFYALAAVFSDYLDGLFARLLHQETTLGRYLDPVCDKFVTLGGLFVVTIHFDFPSWILIVYFIREVLGVWLGGYLYLKRGLQGRPNWWGKFGVGIVAVSVIWYMSLPYFLQFGAPYPFLLHPEISAYVLIFVLSAGVLAYILRYWNIVFHPEAIELDPENKKQAKKYQKI; this is encoded by the coding sequence ATGCAAATTGAAGAAAAAAAAGCCAAAGATCTTTTCAAGGATCGTATCTTTACCCTTTCCAACTTTCTCTCTATTTCTCGAGTGTTGTTATTACCTTTTTTTTTCCAGAGCACTTATACCTATGCACATGATCCGGCAAACTTAAAAGAGTTATTTGCTTCCATATTTTACGCACTCGCTGCCGTTTTTAGTGATTATTTAGATGGGCTCTTTGCTCGACTCCTCCACCAAGAAACAACTCTCGGTAGATACTTAGATCCAGTTTGCGATAAATTCGTAACCTTAGGAGGACTTTTTGTTGTTACCATTCATTTTGATTTTCCCAGTTGGATCCTCATTGTTTACTTCATCCGAGAAGTTCTTGGTGTTTGGCTTGGCGGGTATTTGTATTTAAAAAGAGGTTTGCAAGGTAGACCGAACTGGTGGGGAAAATTTGGAGTGGGGATCGTGGCCGTTTCTGTCATTTGGTATATGTCTTTACCTTACTTCTTACAGTTCGGAGCACCCTATCCTTTTTTACTCCATCCTGAAATCTCAGCTTATGTGCTGATCTTTGTTTTATCAGCAGGTGTCCTTGCTTATATCCTTCGGTATTGGAATATTGTTTTCCATCCAGAAGCAATTGAACTTGATCCAGAAAACAAAAAACAAGCAAAGAAATACCAAAAGATATAA